gggaggtgactagagtggttgGGCACCAATGTttgctggatgaattggaaggaacacacgacaacctcactgctgattttgttgcttaATACATATATCCTCAGATGGTGGAGGATCCCAACTTCGAGCTCAAGTCgattgtttgtgccatagaggagaagttcaagtacatgGTTAGCTACAACAAAGTCTACCCAGCCAAGCAGAAGGTgctggagatgaagtggggtacgtaTGAAGAATCGTATGATAACCTCTCTCTCCTAttgcacaccatatgccagAGGAACCATGTAAGCTACTACGACCTGAAAGCCTATCTATGTGCTCAATTTCCAGGCAAACAGGTCCTGCAACGGTCATTCCTTgccttgggtccttgcattgaggcttttcagCGATGTCacccagtcatttgcattgatggtaTATTTCTGACTGGAAGGTATAAATGCACAATCTTGATAGCTATTGGGTCCAATGgtaacaatcaggtgttgccgctgGCGATCGCCTTTGCGGAGAAAGAATCTTGAGATAGCTGGTATTGATTCCTGGAGAGGGTGAAGCATATGATTGTGAAGGACGTGGAGGGTGTTTGTCTAattcatgatcggcacaaaggcattctacaagcaatcgaaaACCTACATAATGGAAGTGTGCAACATTTTAGGGTGCCGAtatggccggacttgaagaataggtggtgcatgaggcatatgggtgcaAACTTCCATAGTCAATTCAAGAAGAAGTCCCTTATGAAAATGTTCAAGCGGCTATGCAGccagaatcaggagaggaaattcaacctgctgtggaagaaacttgatgagcttacaaagaaataGTCCGAAAATCTAGGCAAGAGGCCAGTAAACAGCGAGGCCGACCACCCTATGTCTCTGGAGGATGTCGGACTTGATGGTCCGAATGTCAGGCGATGACGGGGAAGgtccatcaagagcttctcATAGTGGATTAAGCATGAGctgaaggaaaagtgggcattactctatgacgagggaggtgctcggtggggaataatgactacaaacctagctgaggtttacaactggGTCCTGCACGGCGTTCGGGGACTGCCCTTATCGGTATCGTGGAATTATTTCAGTATCGCACCATGAAGTATTTCAAGGAAAGGTATCATGTCGGTGATAACTCAATGCGCGACAATCACAAAATTTAtgggtacaagatgacagagtacataGAGGAGGCGATTAAGAAGGCTCATAAGATCGTGTCAATGAAGTAGGAGCCATGGAACGATGGTTCGAGGTTGTTTGCGAGGACAAAGGTCGATTGGGGGGAGGCGCAAGAAGCACACACAGGAGTGTATCATTAGCAATGAAGGGTGTGTTTGCTCTTACCAAAATCTAAGGTTGCCACACATGCCTTGCACCCATGTTATTACTGCATGCATCGAGGAAGTTTTATGTTTGTGAAGTCGTtgtgttgtatgtttgtgaATTTGTAACTTAGGCGAACCTTGTCATATGTAATGTCATTCATGACGTTTGTTGTATGTCGAGAGACTCCTATATTTCTTAGATTGTGGAATGTAACCTAATTTGTAGTAGTAAGACATTGTAATATTTGCATATCATGTACTATTTCATTTATGCTGCCTTTGCAATATCACATCTAGTGCATTTTATTTCATTTACGTTTTGCCTCTGTTATTATTTTTGGTGTGTACTTATATTTTTCGTATTCCAAGTATGGTGCAGCAGGTTTCAGAGAAGTATCAGACCCCTGAGTTGCTTGACCCTACCTTGGACGGCCTTCACAGGCCGTTGATGTCAGTCGTACGGGGTGCGAGGCTAGGTACGTTTCGAGCATGTGTCCCGCTTTCGACGATGCTGATCGACACCCGTTGGATTCCGAGGTACATCGTACTTAGTTAAATAAGTGGAAAGTTCTAACATTGCATTGTTTGAACTAATAAATGGTATGCATGCTACAGGTTATGCGCTGCGGGCCTCCTCCCTCTAGCGAGGTTGGTTGAGGGAGACGTCGATGCGCGGGGGGCGGAGAAGTCGACACGGTTCCACTTCGACATGTCACTGTTAGTAGCTCTTTTGGACCGTTGGCAGCACGAGACGCACACTTTCCACCTCACAGTGGGTGAGATGGCCCCGACACTCGAGGACTTCTCCCTCCTACGTGGGCTTCTTGTGCCGGGTGGGCCGTTGTCGCAGTGGACGTGCCAGTTAGCTGGCGTGAGGAGTTGTTGGCCTGGTTTGCCCACGTTCAGCGGAACAATCAAGCCAAGTCGTACCGGACCTTCAGCACGACACACGGGCCCCCAAAGAAGTGGCTCATGCAGTTCAGTGTGAGTACTTAGTTACCTGAATTTTCATATCATTTTATTTAACTTTTGTCAATTTGTCAACTAACTTTTATTGTTGTGTAGGCCGAGTACATGAGAGACGACACCGACGACACCACAGTTGCACggcacttggaggcgtacctgCTGTGGCTCTTTGGGTGGATCATGTTCTGCACGTCACAAGGGAACTCGGTGCCAAAGCACCTACTTCCTTAAGTGAGGGCCATTGCGGAGGCCCCGCTCGATGAGGTTCCGCAGTACAACTGGGGTTCAGCTGTATTGGCAGCGACCTGCAGGGGCCTTTGCACGGGCTGCTGCAAGGTAGACTCAATGGAGCCCATCTTCTTTGGCTGCCCGTTGATGCTTCAGTTGTAGTCGTACGAGCGCTTCCTAATAGGTTGGCCACGAATTGACATGGCACCCTACTCGGAGCTGCCTTTCGACCACGACGACGTCGACAGACCCATGATGGGGTCGATGTGGTGTTTGAGTACTACACCTACAATTACTCAATtcatatgatgcatgcttaCATGTTTTGATTTGTGAACGTTTTCGTGAATTTGTTTCTTGTAGGGATTGTGGGTTGGGGTCCAGACAAAGAAGTTGTACCCTGACTTTGTTCGGTCAGTTCGACGCTCTTGTCAACACCGACATGAGGTGGAGACTGTACAATGTAGCTGAGGTGCACGCTCGTTCCCCGCATGGCTTCCCTTCGTTGTGCCATCGGGACATGGAGTACTGGATGGCGAAGAGGCCACTGGTCTACGACATCCACATCGAGGACTACGCAGTGCACTGTGTGATGAGGCAGTTCGGCCAGTACCAGCACTCCCCAGTCCTTGTTACTCACGTCGTCCCGGCTGCTGTTCTCAGGTACACCCCACCCTTTCATTCTGCTTGTAATAAAGATTTTTCATTGCTTTAACACGTTGCACGATGGTTATGTTAGGTGGACCCATCAAGGTGGTGGTGAGTTTGGGACCCTATGGGGTCCGAGGATGGTTCCGTGGTTGGAGATGTGGGCGGACGCTTCGGAGGAGGTGCTGGACGAGAACCGTCAGCACGACGATGATGCTTTCGCAGCGTACCTGCGGTGGTTCTTACCGAGGAACAGGGCGTGGGTCATGTACGTTCCGAGATAGCCACCGACGGAGACCGCGCCTATGATGCAGACGTACCCTCGTTCGAGGGACGTCAACTTCGATGTCGCAGTAAGCTTCTGCATCATTTGTTACTCAAACTGCATCATGTGGTGTGCCTAACTTCAACTCTGTCCTTGCCAAAAGTACAACGTTATTGCAGAGGTAGAGACAACATTGAGGTGCGGCATCGAGCACTTCCAGGACATGACTGTGAGGGACCACGAGACACTGTACAGGAGGGCATTGGGCGTTTGCATTAGGTTCATGAGGCCATTAGCTGTCATGGGGGTCACGAGGATGTCGTGCTTCCACCACGGGCTGCCTACCCCCATTCGTTCTCTCTAGCTCCTATTCACCAGCCTGTTACATCTTTTCAGCCACCCGTTCGTCCGCCGTACCCCGACCCCTGTACTGCACCACAGGCACATGCACCTACCCCCGGGCCATCGATTGTCCCACCGTGTTGGTATGCCCCCCCAGCATGTTCACTGTTTCGCAGTACATGACCTCGACAGGTACACGTTCGttagtttctcattttccaCTAACGAAATGTTGTCTAATTCCTCGTACTAACATATAATTTCGTAACACAGCCCCGCAGATGTACCGAGCTTACAGTGGAGCAGGGCCATCTTCAGCTACACCGGGTACAGAGCTACACCACCTCGGTGCGTCGTGAATACATGCTTTCTATTCCATTTTAAATACAGAACAAACCTTACAATAATATTTTCTTGGTTCCATAACAGGGTTCATAGACTGCGGAGGGGCTTTGGAGGACTCCGTCGAGGAGGAAGGACAGAGGTCGAGCTCGGCATGGGTGGACGATTTTTTCAGATCCGACCCTGACGAGCTTGGTCCTTCGCAGTTGGGGGATGCCCCCGTGCCTCCCACACAGGGTGCCACCCAGGACTTCGTGACACCACCTGCGGCCGCACCAGGACGTTCGCCTCGCGATGTTACCCCTCCGGAGGCCTTCATGTACGACCAGTACcagaccagagcagcgcagcgggcaaTGAGGCAAGGTCGTGGTCGCGGTGAGCCTTGTTTCAAGCAAGGACTCATTTAGTGCATAGGACCTTCTTTATCTTATATAGGCCGATGCAGGCTATGATGTTATCCAGTGTGTGTTGTGTACGTTTCGATGCTTGCAACAAAAAAATCATCCATGATGCCCAAGCTCTTGAATCGCTAGAGTGTACAGTACTCTGTAGGCTATTTACTACAAAAGCGGACATGCTTACCCTCTCCTCGGTCCTCTCGGCAAAGCTTGTCTGGTCGAGACATCACTTCACCCAGGTCGGTCCCCGCCTATCCCAAGTAGGCCGGTGTAGGCTATGATGTCCATACATGTGCTTTTCCATTTGCCATtatggacatggtccatggaccatctTAATAGCGTTCTATGTATGAGACGTTCAGCCAACGTTCAAATGTACTACTAACACTACCCAACCTGAATCCACCATTTGTAGTGAGGTTGCGTCTCCCTCTAAAAAATGTTGTCATGGAGGCAAGAGTCAAATGGGGTTTCACCATGGAATGAGCGCCCCAAATTCCATTGCGGCTCATGCGTGGTTGCAGGTATGCGAGAATGACAGATCCAGGGGGGAGAAGGGGTGTAGGTACTTCAAGTGTCCCGACATTAATGATAATTTCGTGGTCAGTACATTTGTTCACAAAGATTTTACATATATTTTCTACATGTTCCGGTTCCTTTAACTAATAACGAGTGAACATGCAGGCATGCACATTTATGGAATGGATCGACGCTAGGCCTATAGGGGGGGTGCCCCTTTGGCCAGTGCAGCTGGAGACCAAAGCCCAATACTACGGAAGGATGGAAGCAGCTCGAGATGCGGCATGTGCTGCTCAGCTTGAGGAAGAACGATGCGTCCGCCAACGACAAATCCGTTTGAAGGGCAAGGAGGATCAACTACAAAGACCGCGTGAGGAGTTAGGTGCTTGAGAGGCAGCACTCAAATGGTAGGAGGAAGAATTCGAAACTCGTCAGGCGCAgctcctccaggaagaagaacgatagaagaagatggagcagcaggaggcagaATCTTCCTTTAAAACAGCGAGGAAGGGGAAACTTCCCCGGTTCACCCAGTAGGATGTTTCTTGTCCTCCACCGATTTACATTACTTAAGGCATTCTATCCTAGTGAAGGTGCTCTTTTAGATTTGTCATGTTGAGCGCCTCGGATGGCATTGTATTATTACTTGTACTGTTACTTCTACTGTTATAACATTTCATCTCCTTTCATCGAGTACTGAGATTCCACACTATTTCAATTACACTACTCTGCGGCAAGTACATTACTCAAATAGTGGTTTCCACTGTTGACGTGAACCCTCACTCAAAAGCATACACTACACATTGTTGACGTGAACCCTCACTGAAAAGCCTACATTATATAATGTTGACGTGAACCCTCGCTGAAAAGGCTACACTATAGATTGCAAGGACCCTGATTGTGATGCCTTCTCAGGCGGATGGGACTCCACACTTACACTTACATCCTTGCACCTGCAAAAGCTATATGTACCATTTCtcaggatgattgaacacgACTGCGTACTGAGCACATGGGGGCACAACGCGTCTTCATCTCAGCACTCCTTATATTGAACCCCCCTCTCCCAAATCCTTCCACGCCACTGAGCACGAGTAAGACTCCCATATCCTTCCACGCCACTGAGCATGAGTAAGAACTATGGCATCTGCAAGAGGGAGAGGTCATggggggaggggaagaggagggggtgcTCCTATTCCAACCATCACTTGGCcaggttcttttggcccaacggagtATGAGGCACCCCTCGACGAGTTCCCTTTGGAGGACAGGGCTAACTatgcccctccaaactcccttagGCTTTATGACGACCGCCAGGATGCgtggccaatgtgtcaccatggcGTGGCTTGTGTCGTCCAGCTCtatgatggctacggtgatggaaGTCGCTATTTCTTTCGATGCCTGTATGGGTTGGTGAGTAAAGTTATTACTTCATTACTCTTTCTAAACTTCTTGTGCTTCAAACTAACATCATGTTCAGACCTATCTCGATGAAGGAAATTGCCGCTACGCATCCACCACTTCCTGAGCCAACGCAGGAGTACATACACTACCtgaagtgcaagatctttgacctggAGCATAAGGTTGAGGATCTTTAGTCCGAAGTTCACGCGAATCCTTAGGCGGTTGACATCGTAGGTGACTTGATTTGCaccgatccatggtgcaagtgcccctaccaccacaacaaggatcgccTCCTGTCTCCGCCATCCTCTGGGGTTGCTGGCTACTATGGAGCTGGGCCATCGCAGTTCTCGCAGAGCCAGTTCTACTAGGAAGTAGACATGGCTCTTTCCCcagctatttcaattacctaaggcatgctaGGTTTAGCAACATGCCACTTGGTTTAGGAATTTCGTTTGGATCCGTTGTAATCTCGCtggaaacagctatgtatctaatggTCGGGAGTTAAATCTCCAATTATTTCGTTCAATCACTCTACCTCTCTTAAATTACGAAGTTACATATTGCAATAGAACTACATATTCACTTCTAAAAATATCATACAAAATTACACGAACAATAACTAATCAAACGCCTATAACTCCGCCATAGCCGTTTGAACCGGCTATAGCATCCTACACCCCGCTAAGGCAGGCTAAACCTAGCTAAACCAGGTAGGGGGAGCCTGCCGCCACTTGAAACGGCGTAAAGCCACTTACCGCCGTACGAAACGGCTAAAGTAGGCTAGTGCCATTTGGTACAGCGAAAAACACATATCCAACCGGTGGAAGTGGACCCGCCGCCGTTTCGTACGGCGGCGTAgttctatttctgcaaatttttcgtTCGATTATTTATTCCTGCAAAATCGtaaaacagaaaataaaaaaaattcctgcTTTCGTGCGTCCGCACGTAGCAAAGCCATGCCACGTCTTGCTGACCGCGGCCAaggtcagcactcagcagctcCCCGCCATGCATGCGCCAAGCACAGGCCAGGGCGTCTCCTCTAGGCTTTTAATTTGTTATCATTAGTACGAATCTATTGTTGCCTGGTTGGTGGAGGTACCTGTTCATCATTTGACTACGTACAGGCCCCACCCAGATAAGGAAGTGTACAAATCTCTCCAACATACGTGGCTACGTCAGTGACACGTTTGAAGATGTGATCGATATTGCCCTCCTCCTTGTTAAAAAGCGGCAAGATTCGGACACAAATAAATCAACCTCCCCTTCCATAATTAGCCGTAGTACTGGCACGTCTTATTTCCTCGCCTTCGCCAGGGTGAACCTTGCACGATAGCTCATGCGCGAGATGGTGGCGGCTCCGCAAGCGTGGCTCCTGCTGCTCTTCCCTCTCGTCCTCCTCTTACTCGCGCGCTCCTTCTCGCTGGCAAGATGGTTCCGTGCCAACGGCGCGAGGgaccggcggcagcagcggaaGGAGCTGGACGACGACCACCGCCTCCcgccttcccctccggcgcTGCCGGTCctcggccacctccacctcgtcggCTCGCTCCCTCACGTCTCCCTCCGGAACCTCGCCAGGAAGCACGGCATGGACCTCATGTTCCTCCGCCTCGGCGCGATGCCCGTGCTCGTCGCGTCGTCGCCacgcgccgccgaggcggtgCTGCGCACGCACGACCACGTGTTCGCGTCCCGGCCGCAGTCCCTCGTCGCCGAGGTCATCATGTACGGCCCGTCCGACGTCGGCTTCGCGCCCTACGGTGACTACTGGCGGCGGGTCAGGAAGCTCGTCACCACGCAACTGCTCAGCGTCAAGAAGGTGCAGTCGTTCCGCCACGCCCGCGAGGAAGAGGTAAGGAATTGAAGACCATTGGCTTTGTGATAAACCTGAAGATTTATCAGGTGATTACTTATTATAACGTTGTAAATATATAAGTTGCATGCTGTGCTTGGGTGCGTAGGTGGGCAGGGTGATGGCCAAGATcggcgaggcggccgccgcgggcgtGGCCGTGGACGTGGGGGACCTGCTCAGCTCGTACACCAACGATCTTGCGTGCCGCGCCGTGATGGGCAATTGCAGTTCCTTCCACACCGAGGGCCGGAACAAGCTGTTCCGGGAGCTCGTCTCCGACACGTCTCCGCTCCTGGGCGGCTTCAACATCGAGGAGTTCTTCCCGTTCCTTGCTCGCTTCGGCGTGCTCAGCAAGGTGGTCCGCGCCAAGTCGGAGAGGCTGAGGAGGAGGTGGGACGAGCTGCTGGAGCCGCTGATCGATGACCACGAGAGGCAGTAtgatgcgccggcggcggcggcgagtgatGCGAAGGGCTATGACTTCATACATGTTTTGCTCTCCGTTCGAGAGGAGTACGGCCTCACAAGAGAACAGATGAAAGCTCTCCTGCTTGTAAGTAATCCAATTCCCAAGCGAAATCTTTGAGTTATTATGAATAGAAATACATTAGTATATTCCTCGTACGTCTAATATGTTCTTTGAGTTATGAAATCACAGGACGTGTTTTTCGCGGGGATAGAGTCATCAGCCGCGGTGCTCGAGTTCACCATCGCCGAGCTCATGCGGAGGCCACACCTGATGAAGAAACTGCAAGCTGAGGTGAGGAGCAGCGTCCCCAAGGAAGCAGACGCTGTCACCGAACCCGACCTAGCCGGCATGACTTACCTGAGGGCTGTTATAAAGGAGTCTCACCGGCTACACAACGTGACTCCGTTGCTCGCGCCGCGTGTCTCTATGGCTAGCTGCAACATCGATGGCTACACGATCCCAGCTGGGGTACAGGTCTTGATCAACACCTGGGCCATCGGCAGGGACGCCCGATTCTGGGGGGACGATGCCGAGGAGTTCATCCCCGAGAGGTTCATCGGTGATGCCAGCGCTGCACATGTTAGCTTCAAGGGTAACGATTTCCAGTTCCTGCCTTTCGGGTCTGGACGGAGGATGTGCGCTGGAATGAACTTCGGGATGGCCGCCGTAGAGCTGATGCTGGCGAACTTTGTGTACTGCTTTGACTGGGAGCTGCCGCCGGGGAAGCAGGGGCATGACATTGATATGGCAGAAGTGTTCGGGCTCGTGGTGAAGCGGAAAGAGAAGCTTCTCTTAGTCCCAAAATTTCGTGTATATTAGCCTGTCGGATTGGAGCGCTACAATTAATAAAAGTTGCATTGGCGTATATCAATTCAACATGCAACATGAAGTGTACGGGTGGAAAACGCATATGAATTTTAGTATAAAAAGAATCGACCGGGGAATCACTATAAATACACTCTTTATTTTCCATAGATTACTCATTTATCATCTCATTTCTGTAGTACGATCTGTATCACTTTTCTGAACCAGTGACCGCCGAAAAACTCAGTATTCGTCCCGAGGCTCGGTACCAGTTGCATTTTGGCTCGGTACTGATGCTCACATTAATACCgggcctaacggctagtccccgaggagttcccgtgaccccctttagtaccgggtggaggcttcacccggcacTAAAGGTCACTCATTAGTACCGGTCGAACCCTCCAAccgtactaatgtgcctgagggcatttagtaccgggtgaagcccggtactaatgggtaacCTTTAGTGCCGGGTGAagtctccacccggtactaaagaggtacCTCCCGTCACGTGTCATCagccccttctctctctcacccaACGCTCAACCCCCCTCCCCACACTTACTTATCCGCTCGTCCTTCTCATCCAATCTCTCACCCGCGCCTCACCGAATCCCCTCCCCCCCCCACACAAATCGATCCCATCGCCGCCCCTGCCGTCGCCGTCCCTCCCCCTCAGCTTGCCCTTCACCTCATATGGCGAGGAGCGGTAGAGACAAGAAGGGAGGttgcggcgaggcggcggagcgtcggcaggcgtggcggagcaaggagcgcgtggatcttggagtagcggccacctctccctcagatTCGGCGGTAGCAGCAATTGGTGGGCTGAGGAGCACCGGTGGCGGCaaccggcggtggtggctgagCAATGTAAGTAtgctgcctccct
This portion of the Setaria viridis chromosome 7, Setaria_viridis_v4.0, whole genome shotgun sequence genome encodes:
- the LOC117862789 gene encoding indole-2-monooxygenase, which produces MREMVAAPQAWLLLLFPLVLLLLARSFSLARWFRANGARDRRQQRKELDDDHRLPPSPPALPVLGHLHLVGSLPHVSLRNLARKHGMDLMFLRLGAMPVLVASSPRAAEAVLRTHDHVFASRPQSLVAEVIMYGPSDVGFAPYGDYWRRVRKLVTTQLLSVKKVQSFRHAREEEVGRVMAKIGEAAAAGVAVDVGDLLSSYTNDLACRAVMGNCSSFHTEGRNKLFRELVSDTSPLLGGFNIEEFFPFLARFGVLSKVVRAKSERLRRRWDELLEPLIDDHERQYDAPAAAASDAKGYDFIHVLLSVREEYGLTREQMKALLLDVFFAGIESSAAVLEFTIAELMRRPHLMKKLQAEVRSSVPKEADAVTEPDLAGMTYLRAVIKESHRLHNVTPLLAPRVSMASCNIDGYTIPAGVQVLINTWAIGRDARFWGDDAEEFIPERFIGDASAAHVSFKGNDFQFLPFGSGRRMCAGMNFGMAAVELMLANFVYCFDWELPPGKQGHDIDMAEVFGLVVKRKEKLLLVPKFRVY